A window of Cohnella herbarum contains these coding sequences:
- the rfbF gene encoding glucose-1-phosphate cytidylyltransferase, with the protein MKAVILAGGFGTRISEETHLMPKPMIQIGGKPILWHIMKLYSFYGVNDFIICLGYKGYMIKEYFSNYFLHTSDVTFDLRSNEMTVHQNKAEPWRITLVDTGENTMTGGRLKRVRSHVGNETFCFTYGDGVGNVNIEQLIKFHNQKGRLATVTTVQPPGRFGAIDLHEDRIVGFKEKPQGDGNWVNGGFFVLEPSIFDYIEGDGTTWEQDPVEELARRGQLSAYLHEGFWQPMDTMRDKVKLEELWQTGIAPWQVWS; encoded by the coding sequence ATGAAAGCAGTCATCTTGGCTGGGGGATTCGGAACTAGAATAAGCGAAGAAACTCACCTAATGCCGAAGCCTATGATTCAAATCGGTGGAAAGCCGATCCTTTGGCATATTATGAAGTTGTATTCTTTTTATGGGGTGAATGATTTCATTATTTGCCTTGGTTATAAAGGGTATATGATTAAAGAGTACTTTTCAAATTACTTTTTACATACATCGGATGTAACTTTTGATCTTAGATCTAATGAGATGACGGTTCACCAGAACAAGGCGGAGCCTTGGCGCATTACGCTTGTCGATACGGGAGAAAATACGATGACAGGAGGAAGGTTGAAGCGAGTACGATCGCATGTTGGCAATGAAACTTTCTGTTTTACCTACGGTGACGGGGTAGGGAATGTGAATATAGAACAATTAATTAAATTCCACAATCAAAAAGGAAGACTTGCAACTGTAACGACTGTACAACCCCCTGGACGTTTTGGTGCTATAGACTTGCATGAAGATCGTATTGTTGGCTTCAAAGAAAAACCGCAAGGAGATGGTAATTGGGTCAATGGTGGTTTTTTCGTTCTTGAACCGAGCATTTTTGATTACATAGAAGGGGATGGAACCACATGGGAGCAAGATCCCGTTGAGGAACTGGCAAGAAGAGGTCAATTATCCGCGTACTTACATGAGGGTTTTTGGCAACCGATGGACACCATGAGAGATAAAGTGAAACTAGAAGAGTTATGGCAGACTGGAATAGCCCCGTGGCAGGTATGGTCATGA